A window of Campylobacter cuniculorum DSM 23162 = LMG 24588 contains these coding sequences:
- a CDS encoding homoserine O-succinyltransferase yields MPLVIPKEIPAFDILKNSVFVMDTQRANSQDIRALEILILNLMPTKIETENQLLSLLANSPLQIHISFIATQSYVGKNTPLTHMEKFYQGVNEIKNKKFDGAIVTGAPVELMNFEDVKYWEELKQIFDFLRENVTSTMYLCWGAMGALYYFYGIEKYALDKKCFGVFSHTIKNQDLILTNLNERVLMPHSRHSHINEAQILNHKELKILLENDEAGISMLRDKQDIFILGHLEYFKNTLNLEYERDAKIQAPKNYFDEKGEIAYNWRSNANTIFSNWLNYDVYQSTPYVLSF; encoded by the coding sequence ATGCCATTAGTTATACCAAAAGAAATTCCAGCTTTTGACATACTCAAAAATAGTGTTTTTGTTATGGATACACAAAGAGCAAATTCTCAAGATATAAGAGCACTTGAAATTTTAATCCTCAATCTCATGCCAACCAAAATTGAAACAGAAAATCAACTCTTATCTCTTTTGGCAAATTCTCCTTTGCAAATTCATATCAGTTTTATTGCGACTCAAAGTTATGTTGGCAAAAACACGCCTTTGACTCATATGGAAAAATTCTATCAAGGTGTCAATGAGATTAAAAACAAAAAATTTGACGGAGCCATCGTTACGGGTGCTCCTGTCGAACTTATGAATTTTGAAGATGTTAAGTATTGGGAAGAATTAAAGCAAATTTTTGATTTTTTACGCGAAAATGTTACAAGCACAATGTATCTTTGCTGGGGTGCAATGGGAGCACTTTATTATTTTTATGGGATTGAAAAATATGCTTTGGATAAAAAATGCTTTGGAGTTTTTTCTCATACAATCAAAAATCAAGACCTTATCCTCACAAATTTAAATGAAAGAGTTTTAATGCCTCATTCAAGACACAGCCATATCAATGAAGCTCAAATTTTAAATCATAAAGAATTAAAAATTTTGCTTGAAAATGATGAAGCGGGCATTTCAATGCTAAGAGACAAACAAGATATATTTATCTTAGGGCATTTAGAATATTTCAAAAACACTCTAAACCTTGAATACGAAAGAGATGCAAAGATTCAAGCTCCAAAAAATTATTTTGATGAAAAAGGTGAGATTGCATACAATTGGCGTTCAAATGCAAATACGATTTTCTCAAATTGGCTCAATTATGATGTGTATCAAAGCACACCTTATGTGTTGAGTTTTTAG
- a CDS encoding DUF485 domain-containing protein, with amino-acid sequence MTQEQKNVLLRFRNFVSFRNKISLLLSLVILVLYYVFVFGIGMAPEVLGSRIGTSSVSLGIIYGIFIIVSCIIVTGLYTFVANQYMDKDQDEILSDIEKSGLMEDLKNGKITYKIQE; translated from the coding sequence ATGACACAGGAACAGAAAAATGTTTTGCTGAGGTTTAGAAATTTTGTTTCTTTTCGAAACAAAATTTCTTTGTTGTTGTCTTTGGTGATTCTGGTATTATATTATGTTTTCGTATTTGGTATTGGAATGGCCCCTGAAGTTCTAGGCTCACGGATAGGAACAAGCTCTGTTTCGCTTGGAATAATTTATGGAATTTTTATCATTGTATCTTGTATTATTGTTACAGGACTTTACACTTTTGTAGCAAATCAATATATGGACAAAGATCAAGATGAAATCCTAAGCGATATAGAAAAAAGTGGGCTTATGGAAGATCTTAAAAATGGAAAAATAACTTATAAAATTCAAGAATAA